The following proteins are encoded in a genomic region of Alteromonadaceae bacterium 2753L.S.0a.02:
- a CDS encoding molecular chaperone IbpA, protein MNTIDLSPLYRNSIGFDRMASLLDAALRNDPVSSGYPPYNIEARDENHYAITLAVAGFAQSELELSVENGVLTVRGDKPKEKEEQRKYLHQGIANRSFERKFNLAEYVEVTGAELNNGLLTISLVKEIPEAMKPRTITISSDQKTLAHDTSEAA, encoded by the coding sequence ATGAACACAATTGATTTATCACCTCTCTACCGTAACAGCATTGGTTTCGATCGCATGGCATCTTTGCTCGATGCAGCGCTGCGAAATGATCCTGTGTCTTCTGGTTATCCACCCTACAATATCGAAGCGCGTGATGAAAATCACTACGCCATAACTTTAGCTGTGGCGGGTTTTGCGCAGAGCGAATTGGAATTAAGTGTGGAAAATGGCGTGCTGACTGTTCGCGGTGACAAACCGAAAGAAAAAGAAGAGCAGCGCAAATATCTCCATCAAGGCATCGCCAACCGCTCTTTTGAGCGCAAGTTCAATCTGGCGGAATATGTTGAAGTAACCGGTGCCGAGCTCAACAATGGCCTGCTAACCATCAGCCTGGTGAAGGAAATTCCTGAGGCAATGAAACCCAGGACAATCACCATCAGCAGCGACCAGAAAACGTTGGCACACGATACCAGCGAAGCCGCTTGA
- a CDS encoding HSP20 family protein, with protein MNILQLNPWNWFKHEQGSEAAQIPVQKNTTEKNVATGNETFHPMMRLHREIDRLFDDVFSGFGFPNLGTNSLLDNVRAVAYQPQINVSGGNNNYEIELEVPGLTEKDLSVEVQGDILLIKGEKQESEETKDKQFYRVERRYGKFQRTLALPQDANADDITAELKNGVLKLAIARKSVEQRDIKKIAIH; from the coding sequence ATGAACATTCTGCAATTGAATCCCTGGAACTGGTTTAAGCATGAGCAAGGTAGTGAAGCCGCACAAATTCCCGTGCAAAAAAATACTACCGAAAAAAATGTTGCAACCGGCAATGAAACTTTTCATCCCATGATGCGTCTACATCGGGAAATAGACAGATTATTTGATGATGTATTTTCTGGCTTCGGATTCCCGAATTTAGGCACAAATAGTTTGTTGGATAACGTGAGAGCCGTTGCCTATCAACCACAAATTAACGTAAGTGGCGGCAACAACAATTATGAAATTGAACTCGAGGTTCCTGGTCTTACTGAAAAAGATCTTTCCGTTGAAGTTCAGGGTGACATACTGCTTATTAAAGGTGAAAAGCAGGAATCTGAAGAAACCAAAGACAAGCAGTTCTACCGCGTTGAACGTCGTTATGGAAAATTCCAGAGAACTCTGGCGTTGCCGCAAGATGCCAATGCTGATGACATTACCGCCGAGCTGAAAAATGGTGTTCTCAAACTTGCCATTGCTCGCAAATCGGTTGAACAGCGAGACATCAAAAAAATTGCGATTCACT